A genomic stretch from Octopus sinensis linkage group LG14, ASM634580v1, whole genome shotgun sequence includes:
- the LOC115218794 gene encoding zinc finger protein OZF-like isoform X1 gives MNHMIPSNIPNFDLVDSIHGVERSHSCEICGKGFTCYDNLEQHKGTHQMDKSFNCDTCGKVFSQEYHLKQHQMVHTREKPLKCNVCGSIFSRNGDLTRHMRTHRVPITTTFSSSSVSCNHQHTDKSFKCHICGCIFSRNGNLTRHMRTHVNTTTHSRMSNTTVYQHHLAEKNFKCSICGCAFSRKGDLTRHFRSHDAVIIPRSNAPTNVSSMQKYQSPKNPFNCKACWKAFTEHSDGEVHERIHAALLPFKCGICGKAFHDNSTLERHRRTHTNEKMFSCDICLKSFTQKSSLKLHKRTHTGERPFKCNICGFAFSRKDHLERHQKTNNGDRKLSCVPQHLQRSPRQQQQQAIQSPQNQQFISIDIHQSQLNVSQSQTSQQQSQTPQLTNISPQQQDLQKNTQHTNMSSHQNSQHTDMPQQSISQPSDMPQAPQHADLPQSQQGSQHTDLPPPQGSQDSDLTPSQQPNSQVPDMPTPQPDSQHTDVPHYMNI, from the coding sequence ATGAATCATATGATACCATCAAATATTCCTAACTTTGACTTGGTTGATTCTATTCATGGTGTAGAACGGTCACatagttgtgaaatttgtggaaaAGGTTTCACTTGTTACGACAACCTTGAGCAACATAAAGGGACACACCAAATGGATAAATCTTTTAACTGTGACACATGTGGTAAAGTTTTTAGTCAAGAGTATCATCTAAAACAACATCAAATGGTACACACGAGAGAAAAGCCTTTGAAATGTAATGTTTGTGGGAGTATCTTTTCTCGTAATGGAGACTTGACACGTCACATGCGAACTCACAGAGTTCCAATAACCACCACTTTCAGCAGTAGTAGTGTTTCTTGTAACCATCAACATACTGACAAATCTTTTAAATGTCATATATGTGGCTGTATATTTTCTCGAAATGGAAATCTTACACGCCACATGCGAACACATGTTAACACCACAACTCACTCTCGTATGAGCAATACTACTGTTTACCAACATCATCTCGCTGAGAAGAATTTTAAATGCAGTATCTGTGGCTGTGCTTTTTCTCGTAAAGGAGATCTAACAAGGCATTTTAGAAGTCATGATGCTGTCATTATTCCAAGAAGTAATGCACCTACAAATGTAAGCAGTATGCAAAAATATCAAAGTCCTAAAAACCCATTCAATTGTAAGGCTTGCTGGAAGGCTTTCACAGAGCACTCTGATGGTGAAGTACATGAACGTATACATGCGGCACTACTGCCATTCAAATGTGGAATTTGTGGTAAAGCCTTCCATGATAATAGCACACTTGAACGGCACAGAAGAACACATACAAATGAAAAAATGTTCAGCTGTGAtatttgtctgaagtcttttactcaGAAGTCATCACTAAAGttgcacaaacgtactcatactggGGAGCGCCCCTTTAAATGCAACATATGTGGTTTTGCATTTTCTCGAAAAGATCATCTTGAGAGGCATCAGAAAACTAATAATGGTGACAGAAAACTGAGCTGTGTTCCTCAACACCTGCAGCGATcaccacgacaacaacaacaacaggcaaTTCAATCACCCCAGAATCAACAATtcatttccattgatattcatcagTCTCAGCTGAATGTATCCCAGTCACAAACTTCACAGCAACAATCACAAACTCCACAACTCACAAATATATCACCTCAGCAGCAAGAtctacaaaaaaacacacaacatacaaatatGTCATCCCATCAAAACTCACAACACACAGATATGCCACAACAATCCATATCACAACCATCTGATATGCCACAAGCTCCACAACATGCAGACCTTCCTCAGTCACAACAAGGTTCACAACATAC
- the LOC115218794 gene encoding zinc finger protein OZF-like isoform X2, with translation MNHMIPSNIPNFDLVDSIHGVERSHSCEICGKGFTCYDNLEQHKGTHQMDKSFNCDTCGKVFSQEYHLKQHQMVHTREKPLKCNVCGSIFSRNGDLTRHMRTHRVPITTTFSSSSVSCNHQHTDKSFKCHICGCIFSRNGNLTRHMRTHVNTTTHSRMSNTTVYQHHLAEKNFKCSICGCAFSRKGDLTRHFRSHDAVIIPRSNAPTNVSSMQKYQSPKNPFNCKACWKAFTEHSDGEVHERIHAALLPFKCGICGKAFHDNSTLERHRRTHTNEKMFSCDICLKSFTQKSSLKLHKRTHTGERPFKCNICGFAFSRKDHLERHQKTNNGDRKLSCVPQHLQRSPRQQQQQAIQSPQNQQFISIDIHQSQLNVSQSQTSQQQSQTPQLTNISPQQQDLQKNTQHTNMSSHQNSQHTDMPQQSISQPSDMPQAPQHTDLPPPQGSQDSDLTPSQQPNSQVPDMPTPQPDSQHTDVPHYMNI, from the exons ATGAATCATATGATACCATCAAATATTCCTAACTTTGACTTGGTTGATTCTATTCATGGTGTAGAACGGTCACatagttgtgaaatttgtggaaaAGGTTTCACTTGTTACGACAACCTTGAGCAACATAAAGGGACACACCAAATGGATAAATCTTTTAACTGTGACACATGTGGTAAAGTTTTTAGTCAAGAGTATCATCTAAAACAACATCAAATGGTACACACGAGAGAAAAGCCTTTGAAATGTAATGTTTGTGGGAGTATCTTTTCTCGTAATGGAGACTTGACACGTCACATGCGAACTCACAGAGTTCCAATAACCACCACTTTCAGCAGTAGTAGTGTTTCTTGTAACCATCAACATACTGACAAATCTTTTAAATGTCATATATGTGGCTGTATATTTTCTCGAAATGGAAATCTTACACGCCACATGCGAACACATGTTAACACCACAACTCACTCTCGTATGAGCAATACTACTGTTTACCAACATCATCTCGCTGAGAAGAATTTTAAATGCAGTATCTGTGGCTGTGCTTTTTCTCGTAAAGGAGATCTAACAAGGCATTTTAGAAGTCATGATGCTGTCATTATTCCAAGAAGTAATGCACCTACAAATGTAAGCAGTATGCAAAAATATCAAAGTCCTAAAAACCCATTCAATTGTAAGGCTTGCTGGAAGGCTTTCACAGAGCACTCTGATGGTGAAGTACATGAACGTATACATGCGGCACTACTGCCATTCAAATGTGGAATTTGTGGTAAAGCCTTCCATGATAATAGCACACTTGAACGGCACAGAAGAACACATACAAATGAAAAAATGTTCAGCTGTGAtatttgtctgaagtcttttactcaGAAGTCATCACTAAAGttgcacaaacgtactcatactggGGAGCGCCCCTTTAAATGCAACATATGTGGTTTTGCATTTTCTCGAAAAGATCATCTTGAGAGGCATCAGAAAACTAATAATGGTGACAGAAAACTGAGCTGTGTTCCTCAACACCTGCAGCGATcaccacgacaacaacaacaacaggcaaTTCAATCACCCCAGAATCAACAATtcatttccattgatattcatcagTCTCAGCTGAATGTATCCCAGTCACAAACTTCACAGCAACAATCACAAACTCCACAACTCACAAATATATCACCTCAGCAGCAAGAtctacaaaaaaacacacaacatacaaatatGTCATCCCATCAAAACTCACAACACACAGATATGCCACAACAATCCATATCACAACCATCTGATATGCCACAAGCTCCACAAC ATAC